In a genomic window of Littorina saxatilis isolate snail1 linkage group LG6, US_GU_Lsax_2.0, whole genome shotgun sequence:
- the LOC138969373 gene encoding membrane-associated progesterone receptor component 1-like, giving the protein MADDTGSPDEAGRGFLSKMASELFTSPLNIALLGICGFLIYKILASRRRAEPSEPKEPELPPLKKQDFTQEQLREYDGKGKDGRILIAVNGKVFDVTKGKRFYGPGGPYGLFSGRDASRALATFSLNEDSLRDEYDDLSDLNSMQMESVREWEMQFTEKYVYIGKLLKPGEQPADYTDTEDEGGDDKKQPAQKKED; this is encoded by the exons ATGGCCGACGACACTGGATCACCAGATGAGGCGGGAAGGGGGTTTCTCTCAAAAATGGCATCCGAGCTGTTCACAAGCCCATTGAATATCGCATTGCTAGGCATTTGTGGCTTTCTTATATACAAGATTTTAGCCAGCAGACGAAGGGCAGAGCCATCAGAGCCGAAAGAGCCGGAGCTGCCACCGTTGAAGAAGCAAGACTTCACACAAGAACAGTTGAGAGAATATGACGGGAAAGGAAAGGACGGGCGCATCTTGATTGCTGTGAATGGAAAAGTTTTCGATGTCACAAAAGGCAAACGCTTTTATGGACCAG GTGGTCCTTACGGCTTGTTTTCTGGAAGAGATGCATCAAGGGCGCTGGCTACGTTTTCACTGAACGAAGACTCGCTGCGAGATGAGTATGACGACCTCAGTGACCTCAACTCCATGCAGATGGAGAGCGTGCGGGAGTGGGAGATGCAGTTCACAG AGAAATATGTGTACATCGGCAAACTGCTGAAGCCAGGAGAACAGCCGGCAGACTACACGGACACAGAGGACGAAGGGGGCGACGACAAAAAACAGCCAGCACAGAAAAAGGAGGACTAA
- the LOC138969372 gene encoding electron transfer flavoprotein-ubiquinone oxidoreductase, mitochondrial-like, whose product MASFSRAVYPLRFAKTLVKQVSGHVRHASSSTPRITTHYTVNPRESDPRWKDIDMTRVDDVADVVIVGGGPAGLSAACRLKQLANDKGEELRVCVVEKASEIGGHTLSGACIEPVALDELFPDWKERGAPLHTPVTADKFALLTETQRIPLPILPGLPLNNHGNYVVRLGNVVRWLGEQAEELGVEIYSGIAASEVLFHEDGSVKGIATNDVGIHKDGSPKDSFERGMELHAKVTIFGEGCHGHLAKQLYKSFNLRENCEPQSYGIGFKEVWEIDPALHNPGYVEHTVGWPFSKDMYAGTFLYHLGEGEPLIVVGVVVGLDYSNPYLSPYQEFQRFKHHPSIEPLFKSGKRIGYGARALNEGGLQSVPKLTFPGGCLIGCSPGFMNVPKIKGTHNAMKSGMLAAECVFEIVTNPDLVSASRTIGLDPVTYEDRIRESYVWKELEKARNIRPSFHTPLGLYGGLAYTGFIWYLTRGKEPWTFSHGGPDHTKLKPAAECQVIEYPKPDNQVSFDLLASVALTGTNHDHDQPAHLTLMDDSVPVNHNLAVFDGPEQRFCPAGVYEYVETEDGKGQRLQINAQNCIHCKTCDIKDPSQNINWVVPQGGEGPAYNGM is encoded by the exons ATGGCGTCCTTCAGTCGAGCTGTTTATCCTTTGCGATTTG CAAAGACATTAGTGAAGCAAGTTAGCGGACATGTGCGACATGCATCATCAAGCACTCCACGTATCACAACACACTACACAGTAAACCCCAGGGAGAGTGATCCCAGATGGAAAG ACATTGACATGACACGTGTGGATGATGTGGCGGATGTGGTGATCGTGGGTGGCGGCCCGGCGGGGCTGTCGGCAGCATGTCGCCTGAAGCAGCTAGCCAATGACAAGGGGGAGGAGCTACGTGTCTGCGTGGTGGAAAAGGCCTCCGAAATCGGCGGCCACACACTCTCCGGCgcatgtatagaacctgttgcATTGGATGAACTTTTTCCTGattggaaagagagaggg GCACCTCTTCACACCCCAGTTACAGCGGACAAGTTTGCCTTGCTCACAGAAACACAGCGCATACCTCTTCCCATTTTACCAG GATTACCACTGAATAACCACGGCAACTATGTGGTGCGGCTGGGTAACGTGGTTCGCTGGCTGGGGGAGCAGGCTGAAGAGCTGGGGGTTGAAATCTACTCTGGCATTGCTGCCAGTGAG GTTTTGTTTCACGAGGACGGGAGTGTGAAGGGCATTGCCACCAATGACGTTGGCATTCACAAAGACGGATCACCAAAG GACAGTTTTGAGCGGGGCATGGAGCTGCACGCTAAGGTGACCATATTTGGCGAGGGTTGCCATGGTCACCTCGCCAAGCAGCTCTACAAGTCCTTCAACCTCAGGGAGAACTGCGAGCCGCAGAGCTACGGAATAGGCTTCAAAGAAGTGTGGGAAATCGACCCGGCCCTTCACAACCCTGGCTACGTAGAGCACACAGTGGGATGGCCCTTC TCGAAGGATATGTACGCCGGCACTTTCCTCTACCACCTTGGGGAGGGGGAACCACTCATCGTTGTTGGTGTTGTG gtgGGTCTGGACTACTCCAACCCCTACCTGAGCCCCTACCAGGAGTTCCAGCGCTTCAAGCACCACCCAAGCATCGAGCCCCTCTTCAAGTCGGGCAAGCGTATCGGCTACGGGGCGCGTGCCCTCAACGAGGGAGGTCTGCAG AGTGTGCCAAAGCTTACATTCCCTGGGGGCTGCCTGATTGGCTGCAGCCCTGGATTCATGAACGTGCCCAAGATCAAGGGAACGCACAACGCCATGAAGAGCGGCATGCTAGCGGCAGAGTGTGTCTTCGAGATCGTCACCAACCCTGACCTGGTCAGCGCATCCAGAACCATCG GCCTGGACCCCGTGACGTACGAAGACAGGATCCGTGAAAGCTATGTGTGGAAGGAACTGGAAAAAGCACGCAACATCCGCCCGTCCTTCCACACGCCCCTGGGGCTGTATGGAGGGCTGGCCTACACAGGCTTTATCTGGTACCTCACCCGCGGCAAGGAGCCCTGGACATTCTCACACGGAG GTCCTGACCACACCAAGCTGAAGCCAGCAGCGGAGTGCCAGGTGATTGAGTACCCGAAGCCGGACAACCAGGTGAGCTTTGACCTGCTGGCCTCTGTGGCCCTGACCGGCACCAACCACGACCACGACCAGCCTGCACACCTCACGCTGATGGACGACTCGGTCCCTGTCAACCACAACCTGGCTGTGTTTGATGGGCCGGAACAACGCTTCTGTCCTGCAG GTGTGTACGAATACGTGGAGACGGAAGACGGGAAGGGCCAGCGCCTGCAGATCAACGCACAGAACTGTATCCACTGCAAGACCTGCGACATCAAGGATCCCAGTCAGAACATCAACTGGGTGGTGCCCCAGGGAGGAGAGGGGCCGGCTTACAACGGCATGTAG